One genomic segment of Methanothermobacter wolfeii includes these proteins:
- a CDS encoding ATP-binding cassette domain-containing protein, which translates to MKKWGLMGMSFLDIDNLEIDLGEFVVRVDELHLSRGDYLVIIGPTGSGKSIFLETIMGFFEPISGTISLDGADLTTLPPEERDVSIVYQDHCLFPHMTVEENIAYGLRKQTEMKENIHRQVHEIAAMMGIDHVLNRYPGTLSGGELQRASIARAIIVNPRLLLMDEPFSALDQRTKISLRKLIADIRDNFETTVIHVTHDLDDIWWLSNKVAVMNHGKIIQMGKKEEVINKPSPYFVADFLGANILEGTVEGQVNGLTSVNVNSNIFRTVDCGEGSVILSIRPENIMIAADPFMASAQNIFKGTVEDIIETSRIVYVNLRIGDIVLTSAVTPGAVTELGIRTGEEFQVLIKATNVCIIGEKNKNG; encoded by the coding sequence TTGAAAAAATGGGGGCTTATGGGAATGAGTTTTCTGGATATAGATAATTTAGAAATCGACCTTGGCGAATTCGTAGTCAGGGTAGATGAACTCCACCTTTCGAGGGGAGATTATCTTGTTATAATCGGCCCGACTGGTAGTGGTAAGTCTATCTTTCTTGAGACCATCATGGGGTTCTTTGAACCGATTTCGGGGACGATATCTCTTGATGGGGCGGATCTAACCACCCTCCCACCTGAGGAACGTGATGTTAGCATAGTATATCAGGATCACTGTCTCTTCCCTCACATGACCGTGGAGGAGAATATAGCCTACGGCCTTCGTAAGCAGACAGAGATGAAGGAAAATATTCACAGACAAGTCCATGAAATCGCAGCTATGATGGGTATAGATCACGTACTGAATAGATACCCTGGAACCCTCAGTGGAGGTGAGCTCCAGAGGGCATCGATAGCAAGGGCAATCATAGTGAATCCCCGATTGCTATTGATGGATGAACCATTCAGTGCCCTTGACCAGAGAACAAAGATATCCCTAAGAAAACTTATCGCAGATATCAGGGATAATTTTGAAACCACTGTGATCCATGTTACACATGACCTTGATGATATATGGTGGCTTTCAAATAAGGTGGCGGTGATGAACCATGGAAAAATCATTCAGATGGGTAAAAAGGAGGAAGTCATCAATAAACCATCGCCCTACTTTGTTGCAGATTTTCTGGGTGCTAATATACTTGAAGGGACTGTTGAAGGCCAGGTGAATGGGCTCACCTCTGTAAATGTTAATTCAAATATCTTCAGGACAGTTGACTGCGGGGAGGGGTCTGTGATACTTTCCATCAGACCAGAAAATATAATGATAGCAGCTGATCCGTTTATGGCATCTGCACAGAATATCTTCAAGGGTACAGTTGAAGACATTATAGAAACTTCAAGGATTGTTTATGTAAACTTGAGGATAGGGGATATAGTTCTGACCTCGGCTGTAACTCCAGGCGCAGTCACTGAGCTTGGTATAAGAACGGGCGAAGAGTTTCAAGTTCTGATTAAAGCCACGAATGTCTGTATCATAGGAGAAAAAAATAAAAATGGTTAG
- a CDS encoding ABC transporter permease, protein MIHSVKLSLLTSTITTVIVMLSALLIAYSLSEDSFRGKSIVKTVLDIPIAFPEILIGIMLLIFLGNTPLNYMMDGLGIQIVFTDLGVICAQFFVSLPYTVRICYSTFCNIDRRLKFVSRSLGYTEFETFRNIMIPLSRDGILAATIITFSRCIGCFGAVLIVAGGTYQKTDTLPISLYLNLSYGNVEMAVASGIFLMIISFITIFFLEKMGAYGNEFSGYR, encoded by the coding sequence ATGATCCACTCAGTGAAATTATCTCTTTTAACATCCACTATAACAACAGTGATTGTGATGTTATCTGCGCTGCTCATTGCTTATTCACTATCAGAGGACTCCTTCAGAGGGAAATCCATTGTTAAAACAGTGCTGGATATTCCTATAGCATTCCCTGAAATTCTTATAGGTATAATGCTTCTCATATTTCTTGGAAACACCCCTCTAAATTATATGATGGATGGACTCGGTATTCAGATAGTCTTCACGGATCTTGGAGTCATCTGTGCACAGTTCTTTGTCTCTTTACCGTATACGGTCAGAATATGTTACTCCACATTCTGTAACATAGATAGGAGACTCAAATTTGTTTCCCGTTCCCTTGGATATACAGAATTTGAGACATTCAGGAATATCATGATCCCTTTATCAAGGGATGGAATATTAGCTGCAACAATAATTACCTTTTCAAGATGCATAGGCTGCTTTGGAGCGGTACTGATAGTTGCTGGAGGTACCTATCAGAAAACAGATACGCTGCCTATATCTCTGTATCTTAATTTATCCTATGGAAACGTGGAGATGGCTGTGGCATCCGGTATCTTCCTTATGATAATTTCATTCATAACAATATTTTTCCTTGAAAAAATGGGGGCTTATGGGAATGAGTTTTCTGGATATAGATAA
- a CDS encoding Rossmann-like domain-containing protein, giving the protein MIHEFIRDKMNYLIHSSAMESTYVEISVKNPLLDTSTIKDYPLVEGREVMLRATLEDGTVGECFTATPTHFRGTLGELLVKGKQSCLIATFNALMRKKGFIDRTVHCTGNAPERCAELLSDYLELLGYDRVALLGFQPAFVRKLHETFGDRLQVTDLNPGNKGKKYGVDVFDAKKSNKKIIHNSDVLVVTGSTVANGTFEDIMAMASDKRVIFYGTTIAGLAALMGVERFCPLSE; this is encoded by the coding sequence ATGATACATGAGTTTATCAGGGATAAAATGAACTATCTGATACATTCGTCAGCCATGGAGTCCACATATGTCGAGATCTCTGTGAAGAACCCTCTCCTTGATACATCAACCATCAAGGATTATCCTCTTGTTGAGGGGAGAGAGGTCATGCTCAGAGCGACTCTTGAAGATGGTACTGTAGGGGAGTGCTTCACAGCTACTCCCACTCATTTCAGAGGAACCCTCGGGGAACTTTTAGTAAAAGGGAAACAATCGTGTTTGATAGCTACTTTCAATGCACTCATGAGGAAGAAGGGTTTCATTGATAGGACAGTTCACTGCACTGGAAACGCTCCTGAAAGGTGTGCTGAATTACTTTCAGATTACCTTGAATTGCTGGGATATGACAGAGTTGCTTTGCTTGGGTTTCAACCGGCGTTTGTAAGGAAACTTCACGAGACATTTGGAGACAGATTGCAGGTTACAGATCTGAATCCTGGAAATAAGGGTAAAAAATATGGTGTAGATGTATTTGATGCAAAAAAAAGCAATAAGAAGATAATTCATAATTCTGATGTTTTAGTGGTAACCGGTTCTACTGTAGCTAACGGTACATTTGAGGATATCATGGCCATGGCATCAGATAAAAGAGTAATATTTTATGGAACAACGATAGCAGGGTTAGCAGCACTGATGGGAGTTGAACGGTTTTGTCCATTGAGCGAGTGA
- the modA gene encoding molybdate ABC transporter substrate-binding protein — protein MDKKIMAFVIGLLILSAVTGAYLITGNSKTMKGSEITVLAGAGLMKPMNEIITNFEKKTGKKVNVQYGGSGELLATLMTSKKGDVLITGEYTTMDKAKEKGYIINDTIVNVTSHKPVIAVKRGNPKNITSLKDLGKENVRVAIGDPKACAIGKVAQKMLDKEGVNINENLVAKTPTVNQLLTYILSGQVDAVIIWEDMLTWNNSKSKLEMIEIEGAKNQTIPAAVTSISGNVETSKEFVEYIKSDEARVIWEKWGFKVIF, from the coding sequence ATGGATAAGAAGATAATGGCGTTTGTAATAGGGTTGCTGATCCTTTCAGCGGTTACAGGAGCGTATCTTATCACAGGAAATTCAAAGACTATGAAGGGATCAGAGATCACAGTCCTTGCAGGGGCAGGGCTCATGAAACCAATGAATGAGATAATAACTAATTTTGAGAAAAAGACAGGAAAAAAGGTTAATGTTCAGTATGGGGGTTCAGGAGAACTTCTTGCAACACTGATGACATCAAAAAAGGGCGATGTACTCATAACAGGCGAATATACGACAATGGACAAGGCAAAAGAAAAGGGTTACATAATCAATGATACCATTGTGAATGTAACCTCACATAAACCCGTCATAGCCGTTAAAAGGGGAAATCCGAAGAACATAACCTCCCTTAAAGATCTGGGTAAAGAAAACGTGAGAGTTGCGATAGGAGATCCCAAGGCATGCGCGATAGGCAAAGTCGCCCAGAAAATGCTTGATAAAGAGGGCGTAAATATAAATGAAAATTTAGTTGCAAAGACTCCAACAGTTAATCAGCTCTTAACATACATCCTCTCAGGACAGGTAGATGCAGTTATAATATGGGAGGACATGTTGACATGGAACAACAGTAAATCAAAGCTGGAAATGATTGAAATCGAGGGAGCAAAGAACCAGACAATACCCGCAGCGGTCACTTCAATTTCAGGAAACGTTGAAACATCAAAAGAATTCGTTGAATACATTAAATCAGATGAGGCCAGGGTTATATGGGAAAAATGGGGGTTCAAAGTCATTTTCTGA